A section of the Felis catus isolate Fca126 chromosome B2, F.catus_Fca126_mat1.0, whole genome shotgun sequence genome encodes:
- the RFPL4B gene encoding ret finger protein-like 4B encodes MAQSLQEEVTCPVCLEIFLNPILLPCAHIFCFHCVQRWMLEHRDLKLTCPVCRGVSAGPPLEEWQIGALSLLFTQHSALLEKSLHVSNDLLRFREDMTLDTSTAHSFLILSDDLKNVRCGKICRNPVEDPQRFTHLACVLGTPCFSSGCHYWEVEVGQAEEWTLGICQESVDRKRKAGFSSEHGFWFISMKAGTVYTSSFPGTRIPASPELSHVGIFLDVEMEEIKFFDVRGNALIYTHSHLSCVEPLRPFFCPELPRESDSGASLKLCS; translated from the coding sequence ATGGCCCAGAGTCTGCAAGAGGAGGTGACCTGTCCGGTTTGTCTGGAAATTTTCTTAAACCCCATTTTACTCCCCTGTGCGCACATTTTCTGCTTTCATTGCGTGCAAAGATGGATGCTAGAACACAGGGATCTGAAATTGACCTGCCCCGTGTGTCGAGGGGTAAGTGCCGGCCCCCCTTTGGAGGAATGGCAAATTGGAGCACTATCACTTCTGTTCACACAGCACAGTGCCCTACTGGAGAAAAGTCTGCACGTAAGCAATGACTTGTTGAGGTTCCGGGAGGATATGACCCTGGATACAAGCACCGCCCACTCCTTCCTCATCCTCTCTGATGACCTCAAGAATGTTCGGTGTGGGAAGATCTGCCGCAACCCAGTGGAAGATCCCCAGAGGTTCACCCACCTGGCCTGTGTCCTGGGCACCCCATGCTTCTCCTCCGGCTGCCATTACTGGGAGGTCGAAGTGGGACAGGCGGAGGAGTGGACCCTGGGGATCTGCCAGGAATCAgtcgacagaaagagaaaggccgGTTTCTCCTCCGAGCATGGCTTCTGGTTTATCAGCATGAAGGCAGGGACCGTCTATACCAGCTCCTTCCCAGGAACCAGAATTCCTGCGAGCCCTGAACTTAGCCACGTaggaatttttttagatgttgagATGGAAGAAATCAAGTTTTTTGATGTGAGAGGTAATGCCCTCATCTATACACACAGTCATCTCTCATGCGTGGAGCCTTTGCGTCCGTTCTTCTGTCCCGAGCTGCCTAGAGAAAGTGACAGTGGTGCCTCCCTGAAACTCTGCTCATGA